The window TGTAGAGCGCGCGAACTCTTATTACTTCCCGCAGTCTGTGGAACCTATGTTCCCTGTAGCGCTGTCTAATGGATTGTGTAGTTTGAATCCACGTGTGCCACGTTTGGCTATGGTGGCAGAAACGTACTTCTTTGCAGACGGTAGTTACGGTAAGTCTAAATTTTATCCGGCAGTTATCCAGAGTAAAGCACGTCTGACATATGATCAGGTGAAACGTGCATTGCTGGATAAGGATGAAAAAGAACGGGCAGTGATTTCTCCGGTCTTACCTATGCTTGAACGGGCTGAAGAGCTTGCAAGAGCATTGAAACAGAAGCGTAACGATCGCGGAAGTCTCGACTTTGATGTGCCGGAAGCAGCAGTAACTTTTGACGTTGCTGGCGATCCTATTGCCATTGATCGTAAGACCCGTCACTTCGGTCATATGATGATTGAAGAATTTATGATTGCCGCAAACGAGGCCGTTGCACGTTTCCTTACAGAAGCTGAAGTTCCGTTCTTGTATCGTATTCACCCAGCACCTGAAATGGATAAGCTTAATGCATTGTTTAAGATGCTGCATCGCACCGACCTTGGTGAAGCATTCCCAAATGAACCGACACCGGAAAATTTGCAGCGTGTATTAAAGATTGCAGCAGGAACAGAGCAGGAGTTTGTGGTAAACCGCCTTACACTCCGAACCATGATGCAGGCGCAATACACGCCAACATATCAGACTCACTTTGGTCTTGCTTCTGAGTGCTATTGTCACTTCACATCTCCGATTCGTCGTTACGCAGACCTTATTGTTCATCGTGCTCTTAAACATGCATTGAGAGTGAAAGGGTATGAAAATATCCGTGGTATAGATAAAATTCAGACTATTGGTGAGCACCTCAACAAGCGTGAACGTGTTGCAATGGAAGCAGAACGCGAGATCTTGAAGCGTGTTACTGCGTTGTACATGTTGAGTCAGGTTGGCGCTGAATTTACAGGCGTTATATCCGGCGTTGCAGAATTCGGCTTCTGGGTAGAACTGGAAGAAGTGATGGCAGAAGGCATGGTGCGGTTATCCGGCATTGATGACGACTACTATGTCTATGTTTCAGAACGAAACGAGCTGTTAGGTGAACGAACAGCCCGTAGATTTGCTTTAGGACAGGTCGTAAAAGTCTGGCTCTATGAGGTCAATGTTGCCCGAATGGAAATCAACTTGAAGTTACGGGAAGAAGACGTAGCTGACTAGGTTTTCAAAAATATAGTACGAAAGTCCCGCTTTATAAGTGGGACTTTTTTTTATGCAAAAAAGCCTAACAAGTGTATGGCGTTTTATAAGTTTTCTAAAATAGATAAATACAAATAATTTTAATTTGTTATGTGTGATTCTTTGTATAGTAGTTAGGTTGTCTTTGTTCTGGGTGAACTGATGACTGTTCGCAAGTGATCCTTCATTTTGCATGCTATATTTTAAAATGGGTGAGTCGTTATGAAAAAGCAACTACTAATGTACACCGTTATTATTAGCTTCTTGTTGGTCTGTAATGCTTTTGCCGAAGAAGATGCTCCTCAGGAAAAGGAAACAACTTTTACCGTATCAATAAATTCAGCATATTTGGGCGATGCAGAGTTTGATGACTCTTCAGGTTCGTTTTCAACAGTGAATTCAGCGGTGGAAGTTACGGCGTATAATTTTTCTGTAATATACGAGAACGAGACCTACAGTTGGAATAACCGTTCAGATATCGATTTTGTTAAGGGAAGTAATACCCC is drawn from Halodesulfovibrio sp. MK-HDV and contains these coding sequences:
- the rnr gene encoding ribonuclease R translates to MVKKKKQKSGECPISPKDIIELFREVKRPVKMNDFYRFMHLSKRWRRDLEAMIEFLEKDGKIIRLRGGAWGLTKDLHMITGKLQVQRSGVGFVLPDDKRRADIFVAPSSFGNAMHGDTVVVTLLPGNRGKNQEGRIVRILERARDTITCRVIKKMGKGGFICRPTESRLNFSILATGDALERRPKKNELLVVEPHEQVESGLWAATILESLGDEEDGNVQERLVKLNHDIPTSFPDAVLNAAKDLPGVPSEEDFVDRIDLRNLDFVTIDGETARDFDDAVYVEEQRDGFRLWVAIADVSHYVPEHSVLDEEAVERANSYYFPQSVEPMFPVALSNGLCSLNPRVPRLAMVAETYFFADGSYGKSKFYPAVIQSKARLTYDQVKRALLDKDEKERAVISPVLPMLERAEELARALKQKRNDRGSLDFDVPEAAVTFDVAGDPIAIDRKTRHFGHMMIEEFMIAANEAVARFLTEAEVPFLYRIHPAPEMDKLNALFKMLHRTDLGEAFPNEPTPENLQRVLKIAAGTEQEFVVNRLTLRTMMQAQYTPTYQTHFGLASECYCHFTSPIRRYADLIVHRALKHALRVKGYENIRGIDKIQTIGEHLNKRERVAMEAEREILKRVTALYMLSQVGAEFTGVISGVAEFGFWVELEEVMAEGMVRLSGIDDDYYVYVSERNELLGERTARRFALGQVVKVWLYEVNVARMEINLKLREEDVAD